Proteins co-encoded in one Pseudopipra pipra isolate bDixPip1 chromosome 12, bDixPip1.hap1, whole genome shotgun sequence genomic window:
- the MPHOSPH10 gene encoding U3 small nucleolar ribonucleoprotein protein MPP10 isoform X2 — protein MKAAEAVPVLELEGWSQLLKVLKGCGWLQPQGVQEGLAANFRALTKTLYDLNKGNHIVPGGPLKELVIENFDEEQIWQQLELRNSAVLDFFRKSIARDAKDDNLCLLSDQEEDGSDAEPNSEEELEDNVLEAEAEQKDVYTKDITKAKEKQSKLRESIMQKYSDEDSDIDFDIEALEQQTKTAKETTLKKVGRKSVVDDKFFKLAEMEAFLEQAEKQDDDEENDINYFEDIISDDEEEESEDAKVKPIKSSRDMTYKDFFDPVDGDDGDLVGNDVEDGQEEEADSAIEEQNEESMSEFEDMDEMVENMRSKEASKKVTFSLPDDNDTEDVTEMQLEKGIEPSETKSSFEKRQEKMSKKIKTLEEELLEEKPWQLKGEVTGQKRPENSLLEETVLFDHAVRMAPVVTEETTFQLEDVIKQRILDEAWDDVVPKEKPKEEAFEYKKRITLDHEKSKLSLAEIYEQEYVKLHQQKTEEEENPEHKEIQEMMDSLFLKLDALCNFHFTPKPPVPEVKIVSNLPAISMEEVAPVAVSDAALLAPEEIKEKNRAGDVKTDAEKTPTDKKRELRRKKLHKRMRRREREKRQKLLEKMKPEQSRKLSKKAAAAKLKQLTKEGKASLLKDEGKDKALKSSQAFFSQLQDQVKMQIKDASKLKKKQKKEKTLSVHKLKL, from the exons AtgaaagcagcagaggcagTACCAGTGCTGGAGTTAGAAGGTTGGTCACAGTTGCTGAAGGTGCTCAAGGGCTGCGGGTGGCTGCAACCACAAGG TGTGCAAGAGGGACTGGCTGCCAACTTCAGAGCATTGACAAAGACTCTCTATGATTTGAATAAAGGAAACCACATCGTGCCTGGGGGTCCTCTAAAAGAGCTGGTGATCGAAAACTTTGATGAGGAACAGATTTGGCAACAACTGGAGCTCCGGAACAGTGCAGTTCTTGATTTCTTCAGGAAATCCATTGCCAGGGATGCCAAGGATGACAATCTTTGTCTTCTCTCGGACCAGGAAGAGGATGGCTCTGATGCAGAGCCCAACAGTGAGGAGGAATTGGAAGACAACGTACTGGAAGCAGAAGCTGAACAAAAGGATGTTTATACAAAAGATATAACTAAAgctaaagaaaagcaaagtaaaCTCAGAGAAAGCATAATGCAGAAATACAGTGATGAGGATTCTGATATTGACTTTGATATTGAAGCACTGGAGCAACAAACTAAAACGGCTAAGGAAACCACATTGAAAAAAGTGGGGAGAAAATCTGTAGTGGATGACAAGTTTTTCAAGCTGGCTGAGATGGAAGCTTTTTTAGAACAGGCAGAGAAGCAAGATGATGATGAGGAAAATgatattaattattttgaagACATTATCTCAGATGATGAGGAAGAAGAGTCAGAAGATGCTAAAGTCAAA CCAATTAAAAGTTCTAGAGATATGACATACAAAGATTTCTTTGATCCAGTTGATGGTGATGATGGTGACTTAGTAGGTAATGACGTTGAAGATGGTCAGGAAGAGGAAGCAGACAGTGCTATTGAAGAGCAAAATGAAGAAAGCATGTCTGA GTTTGAGGATATGGATGAAATGGTGGAGAATATGAGAAGTAAAGAAGCATCTAAAAAAGTTACTTTTAGTTTGCCAGATGACAATGACACAGAAGATGTGACTGAAATGCAATTAGAGAAGGGCATTGAGCCCAGTGAAACAAAGTCATCTTTTGAGAAGAGGCAGGAGAAG AtgagcaagaaaataaaaactttagAAGAAGAGTTGTTAGAGGAGAAACCTTGGCAGCTTAAAGGAGAAGTGACTGGACAAAAGCGACCTGAGAACAGCCTTCTGGAGGAAACAGTGCTCTTTGACCATGCAGTCCGAATGG cACCTGTGGTTACAGAAGAAACTACTTTTCAGCTCGAAGATGTCATTAAACAGAGAATATTGGATGAG GCGTGGGATGATGTGGTACCAAAAGAAAAACCGAAAGAGGAGGCTTTTGAATACAAGAAACGTATCACTTTGGATCATGAAAAGAGTAAGCTGAGTCTTGCTGAAATCTATGAGCAAGAATACGTGAAACTTCACCAG CAGAAGactgaagaggaagaaaatcctGAACACAAAGAAATTCAGGAAATGATGGACTCGCTCTTCCTGAAGCTGGATGCACTCTGTAACTTCCACTTCACACCCAAACCA CCGGTACCAGAAGTTAAAATAGTTTCCAACCTTCCAGCCATAAGTATGGAAGAAGTGGCTCCTGTTGCTGTCAGTGATGCTGCTCTCTTAGCACCAGAGGAGATCAAG GAAAAGAACAGAGCTGGAGATGTAAAAACAGATGCAGAAAAGACTCCCACGGACAAAAAACGAGAactaagaaggaaaaagctcCACAAACGTATGAGGcgaagggagagggagaaacgCCAGAAGCTTCTTGAAAAGATGAAAccagagcaaagcagaaaactcagcaaaaaagctgctgcagcaaaattaaaacagctCACAAAAGAAGGCAAAGCATCTCTGCTCAAG GATGAAGGTAAAGACAAGGCCTTGAAATCATCCCAGGCCTTCTTTTCTCAACTACAAGATCAAGTAAAAATGCAAATCAAAGATGCAAGcaaattaaagaagaaacagaagaaggagaaaacactCTCTGTTCATAAATTGAAGTTGTAA
- the MPHOSPH10 gene encoding U3 small nucleolar ribonucleoprotein protein MPP10 isoform X1, with protein sequence MATLRPSRGKPTALATATPAGGPGAPESRPGGRERRGPGGGAGRSSAGGTAVRGTSAAAAGGARSARQWRGGWGRPARVGGAMAAGPVPGIQGIQTGLRVTGAAAARPERFLSVQEGLAANFRALTKTLYDLNKGNHIVPGGPLKELVIENFDEEQIWQQLELRNSAVLDFFRKSIARDAKDDNLCLLSDQEEDGSDAEPNSEEELEDNVLEAEAEQKDVYTKDITKAKEKQSKLRESIMQKYSDEDSDIDFDIEALEQQTKTAKETTLKKVGRKSVVDDKFFKLAEMEAFLEQAEKQDDDEENDINYFEDIISDDEEEESEDAKVKPIKSSRDMTYKDFFDPVDGDDGDLVGNDVEDGQEEEADSAIEEQNEESMSEFEDMDEMVENMRSKEASKKVTFSLPDDNDTEDVTEMQLEKGIEPSETKSSFEKRQEKMSKKIKTLEEELLEEKPWQLKGEVTGQKRPENSLLEETVLFDHAVRMAPVVTEETTFQLEDVIKQRILDEAWDDVVPKEKPKEEAFEYKKRITLDHEKSKLSLAEIYEQEYVKLHQQKTEEEENPEHKEIQEMMDSLFLKLDALCNFHFTPKPPVPEVKIVSNLPAISMEEVAPVAVSDAALLAPEEIKEKNRAGDVKTDAEKTPTDKKRELRRKKLHKRMRRREREKRQKLLEKMKPEQSRKLSKKAAAAKLKQLTKEGKASLLKDEGKDKALKSSQAFFSQLQDQVKMQIKDASKLKKKQKKEKTLSVHKLKL encoded by the exons ATGGCAACCTTGCGCCCCTCACGGGGGAAACCGACCGCCCTCGCAACCGCAACCCCTGCGGGCGGCCCAGGCGCCCCCGAGAGCCGGCCCGGGGGGCGGGAACGCCGCGGCccggggggcggggcggggcggagctCCGCGGGCGGAACTGCTGTGCGCGGAACctcggcggcggccgcgggagGTGCCCGGTCCGCCCGGCAGTGGCGCGGAGGGTGGGGCCGGCCCGCACGTGTCGGCGGAGcgatggcggcggggcccgtCCCGGGCATCCAGGGCATCCAGACGGGCCTCAGGGTAACGGGAGCGGCCGCCGCGCGCCCCGAGCGCTTCCTCAG TGTGCAAGAGGGACTGGCTGCCAACTTCAGAGCATTGACAAAGACTCTCTATGATTTGAATAAAGGAAACCACATCGTGCCTGGGGGTCCTCTAAAAGAGCTGGTGATCGAAAACTTTGATGAGGAACAGATTTGGCAACAACTGGAGCTCCGGAACAGTGCAGTTCTTGATTTCTTCAGGAAATCCATTGCCAGGGATGCCAAGGATGACAATCTTTGTCTTCTCTCGGACCAGGAAGAGGATGGCTCTGATGCAGAGCCCAACAGTGAGGAGGAATTGGAAGACAACGTACTGGAAGCAGAAGCTGAACAAAAGGATGTTTATACAAAAGATATAACTAAAgctaaagaaaagcaaagtaaaCTCAGAGAAAGCATAATGCAGAAATACAGTGATGAGGATTCTGATATTGACTTTGATATTGAAGCACTGGAGCAACAAACTAAAACGGCTAAGGAAACCACATTGAAAAAAGTGGGGAGAAAATCTGTAGTGGATGACAAGTTTTTCAAGCTGGCTGAGATGGAAGCTTTTTTAGAACAGGCAGAGAAGCAAGATGATGATGAGGAAAATgatattaattattttgaagACATTATCTCAGATGATGAGGAAGAAGAGTCAGAAGATGCTAAAGTCAAA CCAATTAAAAGTTCTAGAGATATGACATACAAAGATTTCTTTGATCCAGTTGATGGTGATGATGGTGACTTAGTAGGTAATGACGTTGAAGATGGTCAGGAAGAGGAAGCAGACAGTGCTATTGAAGAGCAAAATGAAGAAAGCATGTCTGA GTTTGAGGATATGGATGAAATGGTGGAGAATATGAGAAGTAAAGAAGCATCTAAAAAAGTTACTTTTAGTTTGCCAGATGACAATGACACAGAAGATGTGACTGAAATGCAATTAGAGAAGGGCATTGAGCCCAGTGAAACAAAGTCATCTTTTGAGAAGAGGCAGGAGAAG AtgagcaagaaaataaaaactttagAAGAAGAGTTGTTAGAGGAGAAACCTTGGCAGCTTAAAGGAGAAGTGACTGGACAAAAGCGACCTGAGAACAGCCTTCTGGAGGAAACAGTGCTCTTTGACCATGCAGTCCGAATGG cACCTGTGGTTACAGAAGAAACTACTTTTCAGCTCGAAGATGTCATTAAACAGAGAATATTGGATGAG GCGTGGGATGATGTGGTACCAAAAGAAAAACCGAAAGAGGAGGCTTTTGAATACAAGAAACGTATCACTTTGGATCATGAAAAGAGTAAGCTGAGTCTTGCTGAAATCTATGAGCAAGAATACGTGAAACTTCACCAG CAGAAGactgaagaggaagaaaatcctGAACACAAAGAAATTCAGGAAATGATGGACTCGCTCTTCCTGAAGCTGGATGCACTCTGTAACTTCCACTTCACACCCAAACCA CCGGTACCAGAAGTTAAAATAGTTTCCAACCTTCCAGCCATAAGTATGGAAGAAGTGGCTCCTGTTGCTGTCAGTGATGCTGCTCTCTTAGCACCAGAGGAGATCAAG GAAAAGAACAGAGCTGGAGATGTAAAAACAGATGCAGAAAAGACTCCCACGGACAAAAAACGAGAactaagaaggaaaaagctcCACAAACGTATGAGGcgaagggagagggagaaacgCCAGAAGCTTCTTGAAAAGATGAAAccagagcaaagcagaaaactcagcaaaaaagctgctgcagcaaaattaaaacagctCACAAAAGAAGGCAAAGCATCTCTGCTCAAG GATGAAGGTAAAGACAAGGCCTTGAAATCATCCCAGGCCTTCTTTTCTCAACTACAAGATCAAGTAAAAATGCAAATCAAAGATGCAAGcaaattaaagaagaaacagaagaaggagaaaacactCTCTGTTCATAAATTGAAGTTGTAA